One Actinomadura viridis genomic region harbors:
- the sufC gene encoding Fe-S cluster assembly ATPase SufC, with product MTTLEIRDLHVSVAEGADGTKEILRGVDLTVKAGETHAIMGPNGSGKSTLAYAIAGHPKYLVTSGSVTLDGEDLLEMSVDERARAGLFLAMQYPVEVPGVSVSNFLRSAVTAVRGEAPKLREFSKEMKQAMAALAIDPAFAQRSLNEGFSGGEKKRHEILQLELLKPRIAVLDETDSGLDVDALKVVSEGVNRFGGSGETGVLLITHYTRILRYVKPDFVHVFAGGRVVAEGGPELAEQLENEGYEKYVKAGAAL from the coding sequence ATGACCACCCTAGAGATTCGCGACCTCCACGTCTCGGTCGCCGAAGGCGCCGACGGGACCAAGGAGATCCTGCGCGGGGTCGATCTGACCGTGAAGGCCGGCGAGACCCACGCGATCATGGGCCCGAACGGCTCCGGCAAGTCCACCCTCGCCTACGCGATCGCGGGCCATCCCAAGTACCTGGTGACCTCCGGCTCCGTCACGCTGGACGGCGAGGACCTGCTGGAGATGAGCGTCGACGAGCGCGCCCGCGCCGGGCTGTTCCTGGCGATGCAGTACCCGGTGGAGGTGCCCGGGGTCTCGGTGTCGAACTTCCTGCGCTCGGCGGTCACCGCCGTCCGCGGCGAGGCGCCCAAGCTGCGCGAGTTCAGCAAGGAGATGAAGCAGGCGATGGCCGCGCTGGCCATCGACCCGGCCTTCGCCCAGCGCTCGCTCAACGAGGGCTTCTCCGGCGGTGAGAAGAAGCGGCACGAGATCCTGCAGCTCGAGCTGCTCAAGCCGAGGATCGCGGTGCTGGACGAGACCGACTCCGGCCTGGACGTCGACGCCCTCAAGGTCGTGTCCGAGGGCGTCAACCGGTTCGGCGGCTCCGGCGAGACCGGGGTGCTGCTGATCACCCACTACACCCGCATCCTGCGGTACGTGAAGCCCGACTTCGTGCACGTGTTCGCCGGCGGCCGGGTCGTCGCCGAGGGCGGCCCCGAGCTGGCCGAGCAGCTGGAGAACGAGGGCTACGAGAAGTACGTGAAGGCGGGCGCGGCGCTATGA
- a CDS encoding non-heme iron oxygenase ferredoxin subunit: MSYVKVCPLAEIPADGALGVEIDDTPVALVRSGDDVYAVNDICSHAEVSLSEGEVYNGTIECWLHGSCFDLRSGKPTNPPATQPVATYKVKVEDGDVYVSLGSDD, encoded by the coding sequence ATGAGCTACGTCAAGGTGTGCCCCCTGGCCGAGATCCCCGCCGACGGGGCGCTCGGCGTCGAGATCGACGACACACCGGTGGCGCTGGTGCGCAGCGGTGACGACGTGTACGCGGTGAACGACATCTGCTCGCACGCGGAGGTCTCGCTCTCCGAGGGCGAGGTCTACAACGGCACGATCGAGTGCTGGCTGCACGGCTCCTGCTTCGACCTGCGCAGCGGCAAGCCCACCAACCCGCCGGCCACGCAGCCGGTCGCCACGTACAAGGTGAAGGTCGAGGACGGCGACGTGTACGTCTCGCTCGGCTCCGACGACTGA
- the sufD gene encoding Fe-S cluster assembly protein SufD, whose protein sequence is MGLQQRPVSTLHERASYDVADFEVPTGREEEWRFTPLRRLRGLHNGTADGDGKVLVEIEAAPEVTVETAGRGDARLGRAYVPADRVSAQAWASFAEATVVTVPKETVASRPTVLRLNGEDATAAAYGHITVILEPFAEATVVLAHRGSATYADNVEFVVGDGARLSVISLQDWADDSVHVSHQHARLGRDARFVSHNVTLGGDLVRLSPSVSYDAPGGDAELYGVYFADGGQHLEHRLLVDHAVPHCRSRVDYRGALQDQDAHVVWIGDVIIRAEAEGTDTYELNRNLVLTDGTRVDSVPNLEILTGEVAGAGHASASGRLDDEHLFYLQARGIPHDEARRMVVRGFLGQLIERIEVEDVRVKVAEAIEAELDRGAADGGARGR, encoded by the coding sequence ATGGGGCTCCAGCAGCGGCCCGTCTCGACCCTGCACGAGCGGGCCTCCTACGACGTCGCCGATTTCGAGGTCCCCACGGGCCGCGAGGAGGAGTGGCGGTTCACCCCGCTGCGGCGGCTGCGCGGCCTGCACAACGGCACCGCCGACGGCGACGGCAAGGTCCTGGTGGAGATCGAGGCGGCCCCCGAGGTCACCGTCGAGACCGCCGGCCGCGGCGACGCCCGGCTCGGCCGGGCCTACGTGCCGGCCGACCGGGTCAGCGCGCAGGCGTGGGCCTCGTTCGCCGAGGCGACCGTCGTCACCGTGCCGAAGGAGACCGTCGCGTCACGCCCGACCGTGCTCCGGCTGAACGGCGAGGACGCCACGGCGGCGGCCTACGGCCACATCACCGTGATCCTCGAGCCGTTCGCCGAGGCCACCGTGGTGCTGGCGCACCGCGGCTCGGCCACCTACGCCGACAACGTCGAGTTCGTCGTCGGCGACGGCGCCCGGCTCTCGGTCATCAGCCTGCAGGACTGGGCCGACGACAGCGTGCACGTGTCCCACCAGCACGCCCGGCTGGGCCGCGACGCCCGGTTCGTCTCGCACAACGTGACCCTGGGCGGCGACCTGGTCCGGCTCTCCCCGTCGGTGTCCTACGACGCGCCCGGCGGCGACGCCGAGCTGTACGGGGTGTACTTCGCCGACGGCGGCCAGCACCTGGAGCACCGGCTGCTGGTCGACCACGCGGTGCCGCACTGCCGCAGCCGCGTCGACTACCGCGGCGCCCTGCAGGACCAGGACGCGCACGTGGTCTGGATCGGCGACGTGATCATCAGGGCCGAGGCCGAGGGCACCGACACCTACGAGCTCAACCGCAACCTGGTGCTGACCGACGGCACCCGGGTCGACTCGGTGCCCAACCTGGAGATCCTGACCGGCGAGGTCGCGGGGGCCGGGCACGCTTCGGCGTCCGGGCGGCTGGACGACGAGCACCTGTTCTACCTCCAGGCCCGTGGGATCCCCCACGACGAGGCCCGCCGCATGGTCGTCCGGGGCTTCCTCGGGCAGCTCATCGAGCGGATCGAGGTGGAGGACGTCCGGGTCAAGGTGGCCGAGGCGATCGAGGCCGAGCTGGACCGGGGCGCCGCCGACGGGGGTGCCCGCGGCCGATGA
- the sufB gene encoding Fe-S cluster assembly protein SufB produces MTTAAHPELEGLDRYKFGWADPDAAGASARRGLNEEVVRDISAKKDEPDWMLDLRLKGLRLFAKKPMPTWGSDLSEIDFDNIKYFVRSTEKQAASWEDLPADIKNTYDKLGIPEAEKQRLIAGVAAQYESEVVYHKIREDLEEKGVLFLDTDTGLREHPEIFQEYFGSVIPVGDNKFAALNTAVWSGGSFIYVPPGVHVEIPLQAYFRINTENMGQFERTLIIADEGSYVHYVEGCTAPIYKSDSLHSAVVEIVVKKDARVRYTTIQNWSNNVYNLVTKRAVAYEGATMEWVDGNIGSKVTMKYPAVYLLGEHAKGETLSIAFSGEGQHQDAGAKMVHAAPNTSSTIVSKSVARGGGRTSYRGLVQIQEGARHSKSTVKCDALLVDQISRSDTYPYVDVREDDAEMGHEATVSKVSEDQLFYLMSRGLNEDEAMAMIVRGFVEPIARELPMEYALELNRLIELQMEGAVG; encoded by the coding sequence ATGACTACGGCAGCCCACCCGGAGCTGGAAGGGCTCGACAGGTACAAGTTCGGCTGGGCCGATCCCGACGCGGCCGGAGCCTCGGCCCGTCGCGGCCTGAACGAAGAGGTCGTGCGCGACATCTCCGCCAAGAAGGACGAGCCCGACTGGATGCTCGACCTGCGCCTCAAGGGGCTGCGGCTGTTCGCCAAGAAGCCCATGCCGACCTGGGGCTCGGACCTGTCGGAGATCGACTTCGACAACATCAAGTACTTCGTCCGCTCCACGGAGAAGCAGGCGGCGTCCTGGGAGGACCTTCCCGCCGACATCAAGAACACCTACGACAAGCTCGGCATCCCCGAGGCGGAGAAGCAGCGCCTCATCGCCGGGGTCGCGGCCCAGTACGAGTCCGAGGTCGTCTACCACAAGATCCGTGAGGACCTGGAGGAGAAGGGCGTCCTGTTCCTGGACACCGACACCGGGCTGCGCGAGCACCCGGAGATCTTCCAGGAGTACTTCGGCTCGGTGATCCCGGTCGGCGACAACAAGTTCGCCGCGCTCAACACCGCGGTGTGGTCGGGCGGCTCGTTCATCTACGTCCCGCCGGGCGTCCACGTGGAGATCCCGCTCCAGGCCTACTTCCGGATCAACACCGAGAACATGGGCCAGTTCGAGCGGACCCTGATCATCGCCGACGAGGGCTCCTACGTCCACTACGTCGAGGGCTGCACGGCGCCGATCTACAAGTCCGACTCCCTGCACTCGGCCGTGGTGGAGATCGTGGTGAAGAAGGACGCCCGCGTCCGCTACACCACGATCCAGAACTGGTCGAACAACGTCTACAACCTGGTGACCAAGCGCGCCGTCGCCTACGAGGGCGCCACCATGGAGTGGGTCGACGGCAACATCGGCTCCAAGGTCACCATGAAGTACCCGGCGGTCTACCTGCTGGGCGAGCACGCCAAGGGCGAGACGCTGTCGATCGCGTTCTCCGGCGAGGGCCAGCACCAGGACGCGGGCGCCAAGATGGTGCACGCCGCGCCCAACACCTCCAGCACCATCGTCTCCAAGTCGGTGGCGCGCGGCGGCGGCCGCACCTCCTACCGGGGCCTGGTGCAGATCCAGGAGGGCGCCCGGCACAGCAAGTCCACGGTCAAGTGCGACGCGCTGCTGGTCGACCAGATCAGCCGTTCCGACACCTACCCCTACGTCGACGTCCGCGAGGACGACGCCGAGATGGGCCACGAGGCCACCGTCTCCAAGGTGTCGGAGGACCAGCTGTTCTACCTGATGAGCCGCGGCCTCAACGAGGACGAGGCGATGGCGATGATCGTGCGCGGGTTCGTCGAGCCGATCGCGCGCGAGCTGCCCATGGAGTACGCCCTCGAGCTCAACCGGCTGATCGAGCTGCAGATGGAAGGAGCCGTCGGCTGA